A stretch of the Candidatus Dependentiae bacterium genome encodes the following:
- a CDS encoding penicillin-binding protein 2 — protein sequence MIPNHKSRLTMLFFIFVAVYTVLMINLYSIQVRQNTYFSHLGSQQYKVTVTSIPPRAEIYDRNGQALALNKESLAAFLIPQRLEQPEAVIQFLKKHFPQAATRLAHSKKSHFMYIKRRLTDAQQELIQKSQLPDIKLLKEPSRFYPIPSVGPLVGITDIDNQGTLGIEQLYNAQLTGKASTHVLEKDARSGHFYFKRETKVQGIEGKPITLTLDSTLQFLVHEELKNAVAQLGSQEGAALVINPATGEILALANYPDFDPNNTEHIDIGKTKNRVSTDAYELGSVIKAFLALAALQEDVVTADELIDCENTKATTLDGIKFSTWKANGLISFSEVIQYSNNIGVAKVALRLGPKLYEHYKRLGFGQKIGILPGENNGFITPPERWSRASVISLSFGYEISATLLQLAQAFSIIAQDGHRIPVHLVKTEQSSADPTPLYTPEVVAVLKNILLKTITQGTKQALTEGYTIRGKTGTARLLTNGKYDPHRHIFTFMGLIEKGSYKRIIITFIKETTKKDAFASSTAVPLFEKIAHKIILHDKTI from the coding sequence ATGATACCTAACCATAAATCACGTCTGACAATGCTCTTTTTTATTTTTGTTGCAGTGTATACGGTGCTTATGATTAATCTCTATAGTATTCAAGTGCGTCAAAACACCTACTTTTCTCACCTAGGTAGTCAGCAATATAAAGTAACTGTCACCAGTATACCGCCGCGCGCAGAAATCTACGATCGTAACGGACAAGCACTTGCTCTTAATAAAGAAAGCTTGGCAGCATTTTTAATTCCGCAACGGCTTGAGCAACCTGAAGCGGTTATACAGTTCTTAAAAAAACACTTTCCTCAAGCAGCTACTCGTTTAGCGCACAGTAAAAAAAGCCACTTTATGTACATTAAACGACGCTTAACAGACGCGCAACAAGAACTTATACAAAAAAGTCAGCTCCCTGACATTAAGCTTCTTAAAGAACCAAGCCGCTTTTATCCTATACCTTCTGTAGGGCCACTCGTTGGTATAACTGATATTGACAACCAAGGCACTTTAGGGATAGAGCAATTGTATAATGCCCAACTAACGGGCAAAGCCTCAACGCATGTGCTTGAAAAAGATGCACGCTCTGGCCATTTTTATTTTAAACGTGAAACTAAAGTACAAGGTATTGAAGGTAAACCCATAACACTTACTCTTGATAGTACTCTGCAGTTTTTAGTGCATGAAGAACTTAAAAACGCTGTAGCTCAACTTGGTTCTCAAGAAGGTGCAGCTCTTGTTATTAACCCTGCAACAGGTGAAATTTTAGCTTTAGCAAATTATCCTGATTTTGACCCTAACAATACAGAACATATAGATATTGGTAAAACTAAAAACAGAGTATCAACCGATGCCTATGAACTCGGCTCAGTTATTAAAGCGTTTTTAGCACTTGCAGCACTCCAAGAAGATGTTGTAACTGCTGACGAGCTTATAGATTGTGAAAATACCAAAGCAACGACACTTGACGGTATAAAATTTTCAACCTGGAAGGCCAATGGACTTATTAGTTTTTCAGAAGTTATCCAGTATTCAAATAATATTGGAGTAGCTAAAGTAGCATTACGCTTAGGACCCAAACTTTATGAGCATTACAAGCGCCTTGGATTTGGCCAAAAAATAGGCATACTACCCGGAGAAAATAACGGATTTATAACACCACCAGAACGCTGGTCGCGTGCTTCTGTTATATCACTTTCGTTTGGTTACGAAATTAGTGCTACTTTATTACAACTTGCCCAAGCTTTTAGTATTATTGCCCAAGATGGGCACCGCATACCAGTACATCTAGTAAAAACAGAGCAATCTAGTGCTGATCCTACCCCTTTATATACGCCTGAAGTTGTGGCTGTACTAAAAAACATACTTCTTAAAACCATTACTCAAGGTACAAAACAAGCCCTAACTGAAGGATATACCATACGAGGAAAAACAGGTACTGCCCGCCTTCTTACCAACGGGAAATATGATCCACATCGCCATATTTTTACTTTTATGGGACTTATAGAAAAGGGCTCCTATAAACGTATAATCATTACGTTTATCAAAGAGACTACTAAAAAAGATGCCTTTGCTTCCTCCACAGCTGTACCACTTTTTGAAAAAATTGCCCATAAGATAATCTTGCACGATAAGACTATATAA
- the bamA gene encoding outer membrane protein assembly factor BamA: MLHTRAILKNTLKTFYSIAFLISLYDCLSITCLHAEDSTPVEAALPSAHIDSTPATQEQDEEDLDDPDDEQEQQKIIKNIFIEGTSAVLENAVRIKIPYKIGERFTAGKTAQLIKNVASLGYFTAIDVQAQDISATEINLYIIVKEDKQKLSEVKYEGSKVLKTDEIEKQLKVSALKTITQEEAEVYGEKIKRMLAEKSYHNATVVTELQPAENNTVTALYTITEGPKAAIKQICFEGNRSFPTKKLKSLLLTQEDWLLSFLNKAGTYIPDMVEQDKQVLEHFYQSNGFLTARVADVRTITDPVTQFITITFVIEEGDLYTLKCIAAPGNDMLTENQLLSIVPLRPGQLYSRELIRQALENLRVAWGQFGYIYADVSPAIQPNFEDKTVDVTFYSDLGSQMYANRINIIGNSKTRDYVIRRNIAVNEGELITTEQLDFSKAQVESLGFFDPRDGVNWKITKVDENSVDLDLMLKEVKTGKLFGQIGYGGGADPKSPTTSLRVGAGIGDRNFLGTGIVYNLNVSFSRQDRNATFSVFQPWIFDRPLGIGFDVLHRNTIYDDVKALQKPPVEQLTGGNIRLTFAPESLRRTTFSLVAGFDRIRFNTTRNEVRSQNIMSQQQEDIEEFLYNRRFQSGNLNSIGASIIRDLRNNPIAANRGYIVDFASKIGIPYKSEFGFAKADIDATWMTPLIGEYDLTFLLHGHAGYVKQLQGKVVPYRELYNVGGQSSVRGFTFGQISPQLNGDSIGGSKAFWVNAELIFPITKDQTVRGVLFYDGGAGWDTPLTATARAADLPIVNNRFNYRHAIGFGIRLTYPVPLKIDWGFKLDRNKRRNETAYEVDFTMSQEF, encoded by the coding sequence ATGTTACATACACGAGCGATTCTTAAAAATACGCTTAAAACGTTTTATAGTATAGCTTTTTTAATAAGTTTATACGATTGTCTTTCTATTACCTGCTTACATGCAGAAGATTCTACCCCTGTAGAAGCAGCTCTACCAAGCGCGCACATAGATAGTACTCCTGCTACTCAAGAGCAAGACGAAGAAGATCTTGATGATCCTGATGATGAACAAGAACAACAGAAAATAATTAAAAATATTTTTATCGAAGGTACTTCTGCCGTTTTGGAAAACGCAGTACGTATTAAAATACCGTATAAAATAGGTGAACGCTTTACTGCAGGTAAAACTGCACAACTTATAAAGAATGTAGCAAGTTTAGGTTATTTTACTGCTATAGATGTGCAAGCGCAAGATATCTCTGCTACTGAGATAAATCTGTATATTATAGTCAAAGAAGACAAACAAAAACTTTCTGAAGTTAAATATGAAGGCTCCAAAGTTTTAAAAACTGATGAAATAGAAAAACAGCTTAAAGTATCAGCTCTTAAAACTATTACCCAAGAAGAAGCTGAAGTATACGGTGAAAAAATTAAACGTATGTTGGCTGAAAAAAGCTATCATAACGCAACAGTTGTTACAGAACTACAACCTGCTGAAAATAATACCGTTACTGCGTTATATACTATAACCGAAGGACCAAAAGCTGCTATTAAGCAGATATGTTTTGAAGGCAATAGATCCTTTCCTACAAAAAAATTAAAAAGCCTATTGCTTACTCAAGAAGATTGGTTGCTCAGCTTTTTAAATAAAGCAGGTACCTATATACCTGATATGGTTGAGCAAGACAAACAAGTACTTGAGCATTTTTACCAAAGTAACGGTTTTTTAACTGCCCGCGTAGCTGACGTGCGCACTATAACCGATCCGGTTACTCAGTTTATTACCATAACTTTTGTAATAGAAGAGGGAGACTTATATACACTCAAATGTATCGCTGCTCCTGGAAACGATATGCTTACAGAAAATCAATTACTTTCTATCGTTCCCTTGCGTCCGGGCCAATTATATTCACGTGAGCTTATACGTCAAGCATTAGAAAACCTACGTGTAGCATGGGGCCAATTTGGTTATATTTACGCTGACGTTAGCCCCGCTATACAGCCTAACTTTGAAGATAAAACAGTTGATGTTACGTTCTACAGTGACCTGGGTTCACAGATGTACGCCAATAGAATTAACATTATAGGCAACTCTAAAACGCGCGACTATGTTATTCGTAGAAATATAGCCGTTAATGAAGGGGAACTAATAACCACAGAGCAACTTGATTTTTCAAAAGCACAAGTGGAATCATTAGGCTTTTTTGATCCACGTGACGGCGTTAACTGGAAGATAACGAAAGTAGACGAAAACTCGGTAGATTTAGATCTTATGCTTAAAGAAGTTAAAACAGGAAAACTGTTTGGCCAGATAGGATACGGCGGCGGCGCTGATCCAAAATCTCCTACTACGTCATTACGCGTCGGAGCTGGTATTGGTGACCGTAACTTTCTTGGTACCGGTATAGTATATAATCTTAACGTAAGTTTTTCGCGTCAAGATCGCAATGCTACCTTTAGCGTGTTTCAACCCTGGATATTTGATCGTCCTTTGGGTATCGGCTTTGATGTACTGCATCGTAATACTATCTACGATGATGTAAAAGCACTCCAAAAACCACCCGTTGAGCAACTAACTGGCGGCAATATACGGCTTACTTTTGCTCCTGAGTCGCTTAGAAGAACAACTTTTAGTTTAGTTGCAGGATTTGACCGCATACGTTTTAACACTACCAGAAACGAAGTGCGTAGCCAAAACATTATGTCGCAGCAACAAGAGGATATTGAAGAGTTTTTATATAATCGCCGCTTTCAGTCAGGAAATCTTAACTCTATTGGTGCTAGTATTATACGGGATCTACGCAATAACCCTATTGCAGCTAATCGAGGCTATATTGTAGATTTCGCTTCTAAAATTGGCATACCCTATAAGAGCGAATTTGGCTTTGCTAAAGCTGATATAGATGCTACCTGGATGACACCGCTTATAGGTGAATATGATCTTACTTTTTTACTCCATGGCCATGCTGGTTACGTAAAACAACTGCAAGGTAAAGTTGTACCCTATCGTGAATTGTATAACGTTGGTGGTCAATCAAGTGTACGCGGATTTACCTTTGGTCAAATTAGCCCACAGCTTAACGGCGACTCTATTGGAGGCAGCAAAGCTTTCTGGGTTAACGCAGAGCTTATTTTTCCTATTACCAAAGATCAAACCGTGCGAGGTGTCCTGTTTTATGACGGTGGTGCAGGATGGGATACTCCTTTAACAGCAACTGCTCGAGCAGCTGACCTGCCTATTGTTAACAATAGATTTAACTACCGCCATGCTATTGGTTTTGGTATCAGACTTACATACCCTGTACCACTTAAAATTGACTGGGGCTTTAAACTTGATCGCAATAAGCGTCGTAATGAAACTGCTTATGAAGTCGATTTTACTATGTCTCAAGAATTTTAA
- a CDS encoding cysteine--tRNA ligase, whose product MKKTPIYYPLTLTNTLTGKQELFVPQNSPQVSLYVCGITPYDYAHIGHGRCYVTFDVLYRLLSFIGYQVTYCRNFTDIDDKLISRAEREYNDAFQYTMIAEKFINAYHQDMQALNCTAPTVEPRVTDHIQHIIDFISGLIEQEVAYATSDGVYYSISSFPAYGKLSKRNLADLQAGARVQIREEKHNPLDFALWKKADAATGPTWQSPWGAGRPGWHIECSAMAQAYLGATLDIHAGGMDLIFPHHENELAQSEGLNHTQFARYWMHNAFVQINKEKMSKSLGNFITLRDIYTRFNPMVLRYYFLNNHYRNPLDFSVEDIEGSAKSYNRLAKIFHTIPVYTGQDLEKLLLVGLPEKLMQAVCDDLNIAKFFGIIFDNLKNIAEPANVIEATVIKTILVEVLGLTLEPLGEKEVVITAEMQQLIRERQNAREAKNWALADSLRDKLKELGYDLQDKKLD is encoded by the coding sequence ATGAAAAAAACGCCGATTTACTATCCACTTACCCTTACTAACACTCTTACAGGCAAACAAGAACTGTTTGTTCCTCAAAATTCACCTCAAGTATCACTGTATGTTTGTGGTATTACTCCTTATGATTACGCACATATCGGTCATGGGCGTTGCTATGTAACATTTGATGTACTGTATCGCTTACTTTCATTTATAGGTTACCAAGTAACCTATTGTCGTAATTTTACCGATATTGACGATAAATTAATCTCTCGAGCAGAGCGGGAATATAACGACGCATTTCAGTATACCATGATTGCGGAAAAATTTATAAATGCCTATCACCAAGATATGCAAGCTCTTAATTGTACAGCTCCCACTGTTGAACCGCGAGTAACTGATCACATTCAGCATATAATTGATTTTATCTCTGGGCTCATAGAGCAAGAAGTAGCCTATGCAACTTCTGACGGGGTGTATTATAGTATCTCAAGTTTTCCCGCTTATGGAAAACTGTCAAAGCGTAATCTAGCAGATCTTCAAGCAGGCGCTCGTGTGCAAATACGCGAAGAAAAACATAATCCGCTTGATTTTGCTTTATGGAAAAAAGCCGATGCCGCTACAGGGCCAACGTGGCAAAGTCCTTGGGGCGCAGGTAGGCCAGGCTGGCATATTGAATGTTCTGCCATGGCTCAAGCTTATTTAGGAGCTACGCTTGATATTCATGCTGGCGGTATGGATCTTATCTTTCCTCATCACGAAAACGAACTAGCTCAATCAGAAGGGCTGAATCATACGCAATTTGCTCGCTATTGGATGCATAATGCTTTTGTGCAAATAAATAAAGAAAAGATGTCTAAATCTTTAGGCAACTTTATTACGTTGCGTGATATTTATACACGTTTTAATCCTATGGTACTGCGCTATTACTTTTTAAACAACCATTACCGTAATCCGCTAGACTTCTCAGTTGAAGATATTGAAGGTAGTGCTAAAAGCTATAATCGTTTAGCTAAAATTTTTCATACTATCCCCGTATATACAGGTCAAGATTTAGAAAAACTCTTACTTGTAGGGCTGCCTGAAAAACTTATGCAAGCTGTATGCGATGATCTTAATATAGCTAAATTTTTTGGTATTATATTTGATAATCTTAAAAATATTGCTGAGCCAGCTAATGTAATTGAAGCGACAGTAATTAAAACTATACTTGTAGAAGTATTAGGCTTAACTTTAGAGCCATTAGGCGAAAAAGAAGTAGTAATAACAGCTGAAATGCAGCAGCTTATTAGAGAACGGCAAAACGCACGAGAAGCAAAAAATTGGGCTTTAGCCGACTCGCTAAGAGATAAGCTTAAAGAGTTAGGTTATGATTTACAAGATAAAAAACTAGATTAA
- the trxA gene encoding thioredoxin — MIISINRQNFQQEIQEAKKPVVIDVYAIWCGPCRVMMPLFEELAEELGASYVFAKLNVDEVREVAIHYGVTSVPTFIFVKNGAVVGKEIGSMDKEGLREKIEDLLG, encoded by the coding sequence ATGATCATAAGTATTAACAGACAAAACTTTCAGCAAGAAATTCAAGAAGCAAAAAAACCTGTAGTAATTGATGTGTACGCTATTTGGTGTGGTCCCTGCCGCGTTATGATGCCTCTTTTTGAAGAGCTTGCAGAAGAGCTAGGTGCTTCGTATGTTTTTGCAAAATTAAACGTTGATGAAGTACGTGAAGTAGCTATTCATTATGGTGTAACTTCAGTACCAACTTTTATATTTGTAAAAAATGGCGCAGTAGTAGGTAAAGAGATTGGTAGCATGGATAAAGAAGGTCTTCGCGAAAAAATAGAAGATTTACTTGGCTAA
- a CDS encoding cache domain-containing protein produces MNIRRVIILGVLLPFCSFMQGQVERVATASLRTNAQQEQAEIQRKAKEVKTLVVNAAKHFNAVLLDTACKDFIYDSKWRKGELFVFVFDSTGVCLAHGDDSELIWKSIAGTKGIGGKRPLIKDMLSVGRKGGRLSYLWDNAFKSSYLKVVNKNGIDYVIGSGFYPESDEYSTEELVKMAVAYFNQNGKEATFALINNPTGPFVKGDIYMFAYDFKGICVAHGNNAALVGQNLIDQVDSRGKAITKALITTARTRKGSGWVDYTWLNDYKRAYVERVVDPKTKKPYLISAGYYPNINLATTKTFVNRAITHLKAVGARAAFQDFSSQAGNFIRGGLTIFVYNFEGKCLANGGNPGFVGQNLIKHTDQEGKLYVQEIIERARKDGKALVSLMAQNTHELAYVERIDVPDGKFVIGATYHPDSKAQSVRALVDKAIDYLRDIHNSKEQAFGIFSNKDSEFYRGDLQIFVYDAKGTRLVNGTHMGQIWRNFLKTPDEAGKPIVADIIATGVNGGGWLEYVVRNARRRVYVKSIEKPTAFGSPQLLVVGSGYFL; encoded by the coding sequence ATGAACATACGTAGAGTGATAATCCTAGGTGTGCTGCTGCCCTTCTGTTCTTTTATGCAAGGTCAAGTAGAGCGAGTAGCGACAGCGAGCTTGCGTACAAATGCGCAACAAGAACAAGCAGAAATTCAACGTAAAGCAAAAGAAGTTAAAACGCTCGTAGTTAACGCTGCAAAGCACTTTAATGCTGTATTACTAGACACAGCATGTAAAGATTTTATTTATGATTCTAAATGGCGTAAGGGTGAACTGTTTGTTTTTGTTTTTGATAGCACCGGCGTCTGCCTTGCACATGGTGATGACTCAGAGCTTATTTGGAAAAGTATAGCAGGTACTAAAGGTATAGGTGGCAAGCGCCCCCTTATAAAAGATATGTTATCTGTTGGTCGCAAAGGTGGCAGATTAAGTTACTTGTGGGATAATGCCTTTAAATCAAGCTACCTAAAAGTAGTAAACAAAAACGGCATTGATTACGTTATAGGATCTGGTTTTTATCCTGAAAGTGACGAATACAGTACAGAAGAATTAGTTAAAATGGCAGTAGCTTATTTTAACCAAAATGGCAAAGAGGCTACTTTTGCTTTAATTAATAATCCCACTGGCCCTTTTGTTAAAGGTGACATTTATATGTTTGCTTACGACTTTAAAGGTATTTGTGTTGCTCATGGCAATAACGCAGCACTTGTAGGACAAAACTTAATTGATCAAGTTGATTCTCGGGGTAAAGCTATAACAAAAGCATTAATAACTACAGCACGTACCAGAAAAGGGAGCGGCTGGGTTGATTATACGTGGCTTAATGATTATAAGCGTGCGTATGTTGAACGTGTCGTTGATCCTAAAACAAAAAAGCCCTATCTTATTTCCGCTGGTTATTACCCAAACATCAATTTAGCTACCACTAAAACGTTTGTAAATAGAGCTATAACTCATTTAAAGGCTGTTGGAGCGCGTGCTGCTTTTCAAGATTTTTCCAGCCAAGCGGGTAATTTTATAAGAGGTGGCTTAACTATTTTTGTGTATAATTTTGAGGGTAAATGTCTTGCAAATGGTGGGAATCCTGGCTTTGTAGGACAAAACCTTATCAAGCATACTGATCAAGAGGGTAAACTATATGTACAAGAAATAATTGAACGGGCACGCAAAGATGGCAAAGCTCTTGTATCGCTTATGGCTCAAAATACTCATGAACTAGCGTATGTTGAACGTATTGATGTTCCAGATGGTAAATTTGTTATAGGAGCAACATATCATCCTGATTCTAAGGCACAATCAGTACGAGCTTTAGTTGATAAGGCTATCGACTATTTACGTGATATACATAACAGCAAAGAGCAAGCATTTGGTATATTTAGTAATAAAGATTCAGAGTTCTATCGTGGTGATCTTCAAATATTTGTCTATGATGCTAAAGGTACTCGTTTAGTAAATGGTACTCATATGGGTCAGATTTGGCGTAATTTTTTAAAAACTCCCGATGAAGCTGGTAAACCCATAGTTGCTGATATTATTGCAACAGGTGTTAACGGTGGTGGCTGGCTGGAATATGTTGTACGTAATGCACGTCGTCGCGTATACGTAAAAAGTATAGAAAAACCAACAGCTTTTGGTAGTCCACAACTGCTTGTGGTAGGCAGCGGCTACTTCTTATAA
- a CDS encoding ATP-binding protein: MMALRNYLFLLCLFCQWLFALSTDAPSLSEVELPTLANIGGQVPEDIQRVINYIKSLHVPAKVKSSTERIRTINTSILLYGPPGTGKTTLAQVIAGESGCAFFSIPLQRLYNNYLGTGSKTIEDTFIAARSLGKPAVIFCDEIDTLCHDGDRKQRSDEVNTAFDTLLIEIEKCNKSKERSILFIGATNRIQNIDPAVASRLGTKIAVGLPDFTQRYHVFRHCLKEKNIPLCPFVVCEIVEEMEGFSNRDIVNYIDNVNGIPVDTLKAVHFRQTFIKFKADHQSTLKKDTLSSFDTCVHWAKKGLSVAQLALSGFLIFKGAKNSTVILQEAKHVVS; the protein is encoded by the coding sequence ATGATGGCACTGCGTAATTATCTATTTTTACTTTGTTTATTCTGTCAATGGCTATTTGCGCTTTCTACAGATGCTCCTAGTCTGTCTGAAGTTGAACTGCCTACATTGGCTAACATAGGCGGCCAGGTGCCAGAAGACATTCAGAGAGTTATCAACTATATCAAGTCTTTACATGTACCAGCGAAAGTTAAAAGCTCAACTGAGAGAATAAGAACTATTAACACCAGTATCTTGCTGTATGGTCCGCCAGGAACAGGTAAAACCACTTTAGCTCAAGTTATAGCTGGAGAATCTGGTTGTGCCTTTTTTTCTATACCGCTCCAAAGACTTTATAATAATTATTTAGGTACAGGGTCAAAAACTATCGAAGACACTTTTATTGCTGCTCGTAGTTTAGGTAAACCAGCGGTGATTTTTTGCGATGAAATAGATACTTTATGCCATGACGGCGATAGAAAGCAAAGAAGCGACGAAGTTAATACTGCTTTTGATACACTGCTCATTGAAATAGAAAAATGCAATAAAAGTAAAGAGAGATCGATTCTGTTTATTGGCGCAACAAATAGAATACAGAATATTGATCCAGCTGTTGCAAGTAGGTTAGGTACAAAAATAGCTGTCGGACTGCCAGATTTCACGCAACGATATCATGTTTTTCGGCATTGTCTAAAAGAAAAGAACATACCATTGTGCCCTTTTGTTGTGTGTGAGATAGTAGAAGAAATGGAGGGCTTTAGCAACCGAGATATTGTTAATTATATAGACAATGTTAATGGAATTCCTGTAGACACCTTAAAAGCAGTTCATTTTAGACAGACTTTTATTAAATTTAAAGCCGATCACCAGAGTACTTTAAAAAAAGATACATTATCATCGTTTGATACTTGTGTGCACTGGGCAAAAAAAGGGCTAAGTGTAGCACAGTTAGCATTATCAGGATTTTTGATTTTTAAGGGCGCTAAAAATAGTACTGTAATTCTTCAGGAGGCTAAGCATGTTGTTAGTTAA
- a CDS encoding EndoU domain-containing protein, with protein sequence MVHLFRKWKLICLIVSFAVLPLLPMSMLLERVVPLVLERSEALSFAITRVATALGLLTIKLGSESVNHTSKKTSKSSNYFDELLPSPLFFLQEQLKEITKQQHVSNKSKNKKEDPKGISGATSIVAGALATKFKEECKKHKHYFISKLTENKLVLDKIAQDIGIKIKSINLEHIFKPTSILGDTKLAGGHAVQLQQFAIKKIITGTDPENKCYSALISVASKTSQLVVDTKSQFPSSWDAKKIIDVFFKCAETTKLFRRESNGVWLIIHDTSQQAYRLFLDNKGIIKTFFPQVLRV encoded by the coding sequence ATGGTACACTTGTTTCGTAAATGGAAACTTATTTGTCTTATAGTTAGCTTTGCTGTGTTACCGTTGCTTCCTATGTCGATGCTCCTTGAAAGAGTAGTGCCTTTAGTATTAGAGCGCAGTGAAGCTTTAAGTTTTGCTATTACACGAGTTGCAACAGCATTAGGTCTTTTAACCATTAAATTAGGTAGTGAAAGCGTTAATCATACAAGTAAAAAAACTTCTAAGAGCAGTAACTACTTCGATGAGCTTTTGCCTTCTCCGTTGTTTTTTTTGCAAGAACAATTAAAAGAAATAACAAAGCAGCAGCATGTTAGCAACAAAAGCAAAAACAAAAAAGAAGATCCTAAAGGTATTAGTGGAGCTACATCAATTGTTGCTGGTGCATTAGCTACTAAATTTAAAGAAGAATGCAAAAAACATAAACACTATTTTATAAGTAAATTAACTGAAAACAAACTTGTTCTCGATAAGATTGCTCAAGATATTGGTATAAAAATAAAAAGTATTAACCTAGAACATATATTTAAACCAACTAGTATACTAGGTGATACTAAGCTTGCAGGTGGTCATGCAGTTCAACTTCAACAGTTTGCTATTAAAAAAATAATAACTGGAACTGATCCAGAGAACAAATGTTATAGCGCTTTAATAAGTGTAGCAAGTAAAACTAGCCAGTTAGTGGTTGATACTAAATCCCAATTTCCCTCTAGTTGGGATGCCAAAAAGATTATAGATGTTTTTTTTAAGTGTGCTGAAACAACCAAGCTTTTCAGAAGAGAATCAAATGGTGTTTGGTTGATTATACATGACACCTCTCAACAGGCCTACAGACTATTTTTAGACAATAAGGGAATCATTAAGACTTTCTTTCCTCAGGTGCTACGTGTATAG
- a CDS encoding ankyrin repeat domain-containing protein — protein MKSGLLLALALTSSGCVAMYEEMLLPLVSDTLIVIDQGARLAEQSQKLRNKIEEKLKDMHVDLNAKLDSCHDQPLLECASKCELNDLLELLLKRDANPNIVHLIFDYTPLHKTCSTPNPEGALLLLQHGAKVDHRSTSINSCYDMTPLALAAKNGYSSMVELFLKHEANPNSSSTNDGLTPLMYALEAAKTKPEVSKDSIKMLLFYGADPFKVNKLGYSAIDLAKKQNMPDLVKLLENAGKNLRLMLTKLLSRGGTPFNTNIASIIAHHCYTYTTPDVI, from the coding sequence ATGAAAAGTGGTTTGTTGTTAGCTCTAGCTTTAACTTCTAGTGGCTGTGTTGCAATGTATGAAGAAATGCTGTTACCGTTAGTTTCAGATACGTTAATAGTAATTGATCAAGGAGCAAGGTTAGCTGAACAATCACAAAAGCTGAGAAATAAAATAGAAGAAAAACTTAAGGATATGCATGTGGATCTGAATGCTAAATTAGATAGCTGTCATGATCAGCCGTTGTTAGAATGTGCCAGTAAGTGTGAACTTAACGATTTACTAGAATTATTATTAAAACGTGATGCAAATCCTAATATTGTGCATTTGATTTTTGATTATACTCCTTTACATAAGACATGTTCAACTCCTAATCCAGAGGGAGCTTTGCTACTTCTACAGCATGGAGCAAAAGTTGATCACCGCTCTACAAGCATAAACTCTTGTTATGATATGACTCCTTTAGCTTTAGCTGCAAAAAATGGGTATAGTTCCATGGTTGAACTTTTTCTTAAACATGAAGCAAATCCTAATAGTAGTAGTACTAATGACGGATTAACCCCTTTAATGTATGCACTAGAAGCTGCTAAGACTAAACCTGAAGTGAGTAAGGATAGTATCAAAATGCTCTTGTTTTATGGAGCGGATCCTTTTAAGGTTAATAAGTTAGGATATAGTGCAATTGATTTAGCTAAAAAACAAAACATGCCAGACTTAGTAAAACTATTAGAAAACGCTGGGAAAAATTTAAGATTAATGTTAACTAAACTACTTAGTCGCGGAGGCACCCCATTTAATACCAATATAGCTAGTATTATTGCTCATCATTGCTATACCTATACAACTCCTGACGTAATTTAA